One part of the Raphanus sativus cultivar WK10039 chromosome 7, ASM80110v3, whole genome shotgun sequence genome encodes these proteins:
- the LOC108817649 gene encoding ATP-dependent helicase hrq1 isoform X2 has translation MAEESRCGGNTVAICVRTLSGESTIVQVSSDGTIRDLKVALKSSFAPASSSPNFNLFFQGSKLSLNSRVATTAINGGEFLVLVPFVKKERPQTPKPDLSEPPLSSSFSSSAYSTMIREASASRAENHSAGLKRKRDQEKPCCPVEFLKGVLESDGCKDEFEGQKNTEKLAEVLKSRNCLSSPGFAKCLMSRETSGYSCSCPDWLKLSMETFTFLNLFSSLIESVGEKLYFTRLEESLARLANSGVRVGIEDVKNLSILCPKVVKVVTDEFEAANYENAIVIADFLETDGGTKYEKPGLKKTPLSKVFSSIKKRETSFKAALWESIKSLLLKKRCKRGETVSLEDMLIFARESTRVGVNEDGQTGKDKFPPSGSRSSRKLCHGTNSLLPLEMVEHLRNGFGSKGQIVHVEDINARKAVYVEVPDELSEITKSALKRIGINTLYSHQAESISAALSGKNVVVATMTSSGKSLCYNVPVFEKLTIDTDACALYLFPTKALAQDQFRALSDLIKGYEASINMGVYDGDTPYKDRTWLRNNGRLLITNPDMLHMSILPLHGQFRRILSNLRYVVIDEAHTYKGAFGCHTALILRRLRRLCSHVYGVNPSFIFCTATSANPREHCMELANLSELELIEKDGSPSSKKLFVLWNPTVPPTIKSEESSKDMKSKGDAADDSSSPLSEVSHLFAEMVQHGLRCIAFCRSRKLCELVLCFTRDILAKTAPHLVEAISSYRGGYIAEDRRKIESELFGGKLCGIAATNALELGIDVGHIDVTLHLGFPGSIASLWQQAGRSGRRERPSLALYVAFDGPLDQYFMKFPNKLFRSPIECCHLDSQNEQVLAQHLACAAVEHPLSLQYDGKHFGSSLNNSLELLKNRGILSFDPSRDSSARIWNYIGREKKPSQRVSIRAIETERYKVVEKRSDDVLEEIEESKAFFQVYEGAIYMNQGRTYLVEVLDTKEKIALCKLVNVDYYTRPRDCTHIHVPGGETAYAFKAPKNQLDKTTAQAQPCSVKTDWLGFYRIRKKTSTAYDSVDLSLPSYSYQSQAVWIQVPESVKKAVGNDNFRSGLHAACHALLHVVPLFVRCNYSDLAPECANASDTSYFPSRILLYDRHPGGTGISAQIRPFFTELLKASVDLLKACCCSAESGCPGCVQNFACHNDLLHKDAAITIIEFFRLAMVGWAIALHGGGGDIPIDLPDERRIPRETALRHCLDLGVSALKSGKHPLDVTELVVRELENHPDFNAGKGSVLTAQGTVEMEASIMDGKTKTCGAVSGLTTVVNPVSLARLVMDKTPHIYLAFDAAEAFARAHGVETAESSYFVTPENIARLKQAREFNRVQLDYTAPTPEIRGDSQVGTVGCVAVDGAGNLAAATSTGGYVNKMAGRIGDSPLIGAGTYANHLCAVSATGKGEYIIRATMAREVAALMEYKGLSLTEAAAYAVDQSGPRGTCGLVAVSANGEVAMPFNTNGMFRACATEDGYTEVAIWPKN, from the exons ATGGCGGAGGAGAGTCGCTGCGGCGGAAACACTGTTGCGATCTGCGTCCGTACACTCTCCGGAGAATCTACGATTGTTCAGGTTTCCTCGGACGGGACGATTCGCGACCTCAAAGTTGCCCTAAAATCCTCTTTCGCTCCCGCTTCCTCCTCTCCCAATTTCAATCTGTTCTTCCAG GGTTCGAAATTGAGTTTGAACAGTAGAGTGGCTACAACTGCCATTAATGGCGGTGAATTCTTGGTTTTGGTTCCTTTTGTTAAGAAGGAGCGTCCACAAACCCCAAAACCTGATTTATCAGAGCCTCCATTGAGTTCAAGCTTCTCCAGTTCCGCGTATTCCACAATGATTCGAGAAGCTTCAGCCTCCAGAGCTGAGAATCATTCTGCTGGGCTGAAAAGAAAACGGGACCAAGAGAAGCCGTGTTGTCCAGTTGAATTCTTGAAAGGTGTTTTGGAGTCTGATGGTTGTAAAGATGAGTTCGAGGGTCAGAAGAACACAGAGAAGCTTGCTGAGGTTTTGAAGTCTAGGAATTGCTTGTCTTCTCCTGGTTTCGCAAAGTGCTTGATGTCGAGGGAAACAAGCGGCTACTCGTGTTCTTGTCCAGATTGGTTGAAATTGTCGATGGAGACGTTCACGTTTCTGAACCTGTTTTCATCTCTTATTGAATCGGTCGGAGAAAAGTTGTACTTTACACGATTGGAGGAATCGCTTGCCCGGTTAGCAAATTCTGGAGTTCGTGTCGGTATAGAGGACGTCAAGAATCTTTCGATTTTATGCCCCAAG GTAGTAAAGGTTGTCACCGATGAATTTGAGGCTGCTAACTATGAGAATGCTATAGTTATAGCTGATTTTCTTGAAACAGATGGAGGTACCAAATATGAGAAACCAG GTCTGAAGAAAACTCCACTTTCAAAGGTCTTTAGTTCTATTAAAAAGCGGGAGACTTCTTTTAAGGCTGCATTGTGGGAGTCCATCAAGTCGCTACTG TTGAAAAAACGTTGTAAGAGGGGAGAAACTGTTTCCTTGGAGGACATGCTTATCTTCGCCAGGGAGAGTACACGTGTCGGTGTCAACGAGGATGGACAGACTGGAAAAGATAAATTTCCTCCCTCTGGCTCTCGTTCATCCCGGAAGTTGTGTCAT GGCACAAATTCATTGCTACCATTGGAGATGGTTGAACATCTCAGGAATGGTTTTGGATCTAAAGGACAG ATAGTTCATGTTGAAGATATCAATGCTCGAAAAGCTGTCTACGTCGAAGTACCAGATGAGCTCTCAGAAATCACGAAGTCTGCCTTGAAACGGATTGGAATCAATACATTATACAGCCATCAG gCTGAATCGATTTCAGCAGCCTTGTCTGGGAAGAATGTTGTGGTTGCAACCATGACTTCCAGTGGAAAATCTCTTTGCTATAATGTGCCAGTCTTTGAGAAATTGACCATTGATACAGATGCTTGTGCCTTGTACTTATTTCCAACCAAG GCCTTAGCTCAGGATCAGTTTAGAGCGTTGTCCGATTTAATAAAAGGATACGAAGCTAGCATAAATATGGGGGTGTACGATGGTGATACTCCTTATAAGGATAGAACATGGCTGAGGAATAACGGTAGACTG CTGATCACAAATCCTGATATGTTACATATGTCAATCTTGCCTCTTCATGGGCAATTCAGACGGATTTTATCAAACCTTAG GTACGTTGTAATCGATGAAGCCCATACTTACAAGGGAGCGTTTGGCTGTCACACAGCTCTTATATTGAGAAGACTACGCCGCCTCTGCTCTCATG TTTATGGCGTCAATCCCTCATTCATATTTTGTACTGCAACATCTGCTAATCCTCGAGAACATTGCATG GAGCTTGCAAACTTATCTGAGCTCGAGCTGATAGAGAAAGATGGAAGTCCTTCCTCCAAAAAGCTGTTTGTCCTGTGGAATCCTACAGTCCCTCCAACAATT AAATCTGAAGAAAGCTCGAAGGACATGAAAAGTAAAGGAGATGCTGCAGATGATTCATCAAG CCCACTTTCTGAAGTATCACACCTTTTCGCAGAGATGGTTCAGCATGGCCTACGCTGCATTGCTTTTTGTCGATCTCGCAAACTTTGTGAACTTGTTTTGTGTTTTAC GCGTGATATTCTCGCTAAGACTGCTCCTCATCTTGTTGAAGCCATATCTTCATATCGTGGAGGTTACATTGCTGAG GATCGGAGGAAAATAGAGAGTGAGTTATTCGGTGGAAAGCTTTGTGGTATTGCTGCAACAAACGCACTTGAGTTGGGGATTGATGTCGGTCACATAGACGTAACTTTGCATTTAGGTTTTCCCGGCAGTATTGCCAG TCTTTGGCAGCAAGCGGGTCGGTCTGGAAGACGAGAAAGGCCCTCTCTTGCTTTATATGTTGCCTTTGACGGTCCCCTTGACCAATACTTCATGAAATTCCCGAACAAGCTCTTCCGTAGTCCAATTGAGTGTTGCCATCTTGATTCTCAAAATGAACAG GTCCTTGCGCAGCATTTGGCTTGTGCTGCTGTTGAGCACCCATTGAGTTTGCAGTACGATGGAAAACACTTTGGTTCTAGCCTAAACAACTCTCTTGAATTGCTCAAGAACAGAGGAATCTTAAGTTTTGATCCGTCCCGTGATTCTTCTGCTAGAATATGGAACTATATTGGTCGAGAG AAAAAGCCTTCGCAGAGAGTCTCTATTAGGGCCATAGAGACAGAAAGATACAAAGTAGTGGAAAAAAGAAGTGACGATGTCCTAGAAGAAATCGAGGAAAGCAAAGCCTTTTTCCAGGTCTATGAAGGAGCTATTTATATGAACCAAGGAAGGACTTATCTGGTCGAGGTTTTGgatacaaaagaaaagatagcTTTGTGTAAATTAGTAAACGTGGATTACTACACCCGGCCTCGGGATTGCACACATATCCATGTACCTGGTGGTGAAACT GCTTACGCATTCAAGGCTCCAAAGAATCAACTAGATAAGACAACAGCACAAGCTCAACCCTGTAGTGTGAAAACAGACTGGCTTGGATTTTACCGTATCCGGAAAAAGACCAGTACAGCATATGATTCTGTTGATCTCTCGCTCCCAAGTTACTCTTACCAATCACAG GCTGTTTGGATTCAAGTGCCTGAGTCGGTAAAAAAAGCAGTGGGCAATGATAACTTCCGTTCTGGTTTACACGCTGCTTGTCACGCTCTTCTCCATGTTGTTCCACT ATTTGTGCGTTGCAACTACTCAGACTTAGCTCCGGAATGTGCAAATGCAAGTGATACAAGCTATTTTCCATCAAGAATATTACTATATGATCGTCATCCTGGAGGAACCGGCATATCCGCCCAG ATCCGTCCATTTTTCACCGAGCTTCTAAAAGCTTCGGTTGATCTCTTAAAGGCATGCTGCTGCTCAGCTGAAAGTGGTTGCCCCGGTTGCGTTCAAAACTTTGCTTGCCACAATGATCTCCTACATAAGGATGCAGCCATCACGATCATTGAG TTTTTCCGTCTAGCGATGGTGGGGTGGGCGATAGCGTTACACGGCGGCGGCGGAGACATTCCGATCGATCTCCCTGACGAGCGACGTATCCCTCGTGAGACGGCCCTCCGTCACTGCCTCGATCTCGGCGTTTCCGCCCTCAAATCCGGCAAACATCCATTGGACGTCACCGAACTCGTC gTTCGTGAACTTGAGAACCACCCAGACTTCAATGCTGGTAAAGGATCCGTTTTAACTGCGCAAGGCACTGTTGAAATGGAAGCTTCCATTATGGACGGTAAAACCAAAACATGTGGAGCCGTCTCTGGCCTCACCACTGTCGTTAATCCCGTCTCTTTAGCTCGACTCGTCATGGACAAAACTCCTCATATCTATCTTGCTTTCGACGCTGCTGAAGCTTTCGCTAGAGCACAT GGTGTTGAGACGGCTGAATCAAGCTATTTCGTAACTCCTGAAAACATTGCAAGGCTTAAACAGGCCAGAGAGTTCAATCGTGTCCAG TTGGATTACACAGCGCCTACACCTGAAATTCGTGGCGACAGCCAGGTAGGAACTGTGGGGTGTGTAGCAGTGGACGGTGCTGGAAACCTAGCTGCGGCCACTTCAACTGGCGGTTACGTCAATAAAATGGCGGGCAGAATCGGAGACTCCCCGTTGATCGGCGCAGGAACGTACGCAAACCACCTCTGTGCCGTCTCAGCCACTGGTAAAGGAGAATATATAATCCGTGCAACCATGGCTAGAGAAGTGGCTGCACTTATGGAATACAAAGGTCTGTCTCTAACCGAGGCCGCGGCTTATGCTGTTGACCAATCCGGACCCAGAGGAACCTGTGGGCTCGTTGCTGTCTCTGCTAATGGTGAAGTTGCTATGCCGTTTAACACCAACGGGATGTTCAGAGCCTGTGCAACCGAAGATGGTTACACTGAAGTCGCAATTTGgccaaaaaattga
- the LOC108817649 gene encoding uncharacterized protein LOC108817649 isoform X3, translated as MAEESRCGGNTVAICVRTLSGESTIVQVSSDGTIRDLKVALKSSFAPASSSPNFNLFFQGSKLSLNSRVATTAINGGEFLVLVPFVKKERPQTPKPDLSEPPLSSSFSSSAYSTMIREASASRAENHSAGLKRKRDQEKPCCPVEFLKGVLESDGCKDEFEGQKNTEKLAEVLKSRNCLSSPGFAKCLMSRETSGYSCSCPDWLKLSMETFTFLNLFSSLIESVGEKLYFTRLEESLARLANSGVRVGIEDVKNLSILCPKVVKVVTDEFEAANYENAIVIADFLETDGGTKYEKPGLKKTPLSKVFSSIKKRETSFKAALWESIKSLLLKKRCKRGETVSLEDMLIFARESTRVGVNEDGQTGKDKFPPSGSRSSRKLCHGTNSLLPLEMVEHLRNGFGSKGQIVHVEDINARKAVYVEVPDELSEITKSALKRIGINTLYSHQAESISAALSGKNVVVATMTSSGKSLCYNVPVFEKLTIDTDACALYLFPTKALAQDQFRALSDLIKGYEASINMGVYDGDTPYKDRTWLRNNGRLLITNPDMLHMSILPLHGQFRRILSNLRYVVIDEAHTYKGAFGCHTALILRRLRRLCSHVYGVNPSFIFCTATSANPREHCMELANLSELELIEKDGSPSSKKLFVLWNPTVPPTIKSEESSKDMKSKGDAADDSSSPLSEVSHLFAEMVQHGLRCIAFCRSRKLCELVLCFTRDILAKTAPHLVEAISSYRGGYIAEDRRKIESELFGGKLCGIAATNALELGIDVGHIDVTLHLGFPGSIASLWQQAGRSGRRERPSLALYVAFDGPLDQYFMKFPNKLFRSPIECCHLDSQNEQVLAQHLACAAVEHPLSLQYDGKHFGSSLNNSLELLKNRGILSFDPSRDSSARIWNYIGREKKPSQRVSIRAIETERYKVVEKRSDDVLEEIEESKAFFQVYEGAIYMNQGRTYLVEVLDTKEKIALCKLVNVDYYTRPRDCTHIHVPGGETAYAFKAPKNQLDKTTAQAQPCSVKTDWLGFYRIRKKTSTAYDSVDLSLPSYSYQSQAVWIQVPESVKKAVGNDNFRSGLHAACHALLHVVPLFVRCNYSDLAPECANASDTSYFPSRILLYDRHPGGTGISAQIRPFFTELLKASVDLLKACCCSAESGCPGCVQNFACHNDLLHKDAAITIIEGVLEAEIFYFQDGS; from the exons ATGGCGGAGGAGAGTCGCTGCGGCGGAAACACTGTTGCGATCTGCGTCCGTACACTCTCCGGAGAATCTACGATTGTTCAGGTTTCCTCGGACGGGACGATTCGCGACCTCAAAGTTGCCCTAAAATCCTCTTTCGCTCCCGCTTCCTCCTCTCCCAATTTCAATCTGTTCTTCCAG GGTTCGAAATTGAGTTTGAACAGTAGAGTGGCTACAACTGCCATTAATGGCGGTGAATTCTTGGTTTTGGTTCCTTTTGTTAAGAAGGAGCGTCCACAAACCCCAAAACCTGATTTATCAGAGCCTCCATTGAGTTCAAGCTTCTCCAGTTCCGCGTATTCCACAATGATTCGAGAAGCTTCAGCCTCCAGAGCTGAGAATCATTCTGCTGGGCTGAAAAGAAAACGGGACCAAGAGAAGCCGTGTTGTCCAGTTGAATTCTTGAAAGGTGTTTTGGAGTCTGATGGTTGTAAAGATGAGTTCGAGGGTCAGAAGAACACAGAGAAGCTTGCTGAGGTTTTGAAGTCTAGGAATTGCTTGTCTTCTCCTGGTTTCGCAAAGTGCTTGATGTCGAGGGAAACAAGCGGCTACTCGTGTTCTTGTCCAGATTGGTTGAAATTGTCGATGGAGACGTTCACGTTTCTGAACCTGTTTTCATCTCTTATTGAATCGGTCGGAGAAAAGTTGTACTTTACACGATTGGAGGAATCGCTTGCCCGGTTAGCAAATTCTGGAGTTCGTGTCGGTATAGAGGACGTCAAGAATCTTTCGATTTTATGCCCCAAG GTAGTAAAGGTTGTCACCGATGAATTTGAGGCTGCTAACTATGAGAATGCTATAGTTATAGCTGATTTTCTTGAAACAGATGGAGGTACCAAATATGAGAAACCAG GTCTGAAGAAAACTCCACTTTCAAAGGTCTTTAGTTCTATTAAAAAGCGGGAGACTTCTTTTAAGGCTGCATTGTGGGAGTCCATCAAGTCGCTACTG TTGAAAAAACGTTGTAAGAGGGGAGAAACTGTTTCCTTGGAGGACATGCTTATCTTCGCCAGGGAGAGTACACGTGTCGGTGTCAACGAGGATGGACAGACTGGAAAAGATAAATTTCCTCCCTCTGGCTCTCGTTCATCCCGGAAGTTGTGTCAT GGCACAAATTCATTGCTACCATTGGAGATGGTTGAACATCTCAGGAATGGTTTTGGATCTAAAGGACAG ATAGTTCATGTTGAAGATATCAATGCTCGAAAAGCTGTCTACGTCGAAGTACCAGATGAGCTCTCAGAAATCACGAAGTCTGCCTTGAAACGGATTGGAATCAATACATTATACAGCCATCAG gCTGAATCGATTTCAGCAGCCTTGTCTGGGAAGAATGTTGTGGTTGCAACCATGACTTCCAGTGGAAAATCTCTTTGCTATAATGTGCCAGTCTTTGAGAAATTGACCATTGATACAGATGCTTGTGCCTTGTACTTATTTCCAACCAAG GCCTTAGCTCAGGATCAGTTTAGAGCGTTGTCCGATTTAATAAAAGGATACGAAGCTAGCATAAATATGGGGGTGTACGATGGTGATACTCCTTATAAGGATAGAACATGGCTGAGGAATAACGGTAGACTG CTGATCACAAATCCTGATATGTTACATATGTCAATCTTGCCTCTTCATGGGCAATTCAGACGGATTTTATCAAACCTTAG GTACGTTGTAATCGATGAAGCCCATACTTACAAGGGAGCGTTTGGCTGTCACACAGCTCTTATATTGAGAAGACTACGCCGCCTCTGCTCTCATG TTTATGGCGTCAATCCCTCATTCATATTTTGTACTGCAACATCTGCTAATCCTCGAGAACATTGCATG GAGCTTGCAAACTTATCTGAGCTCGAGCTGATAGAGAAAGATGGAAGTCCTTCCTCCAAAAAGCTGTTTGTCCTGTGGAATCCTACAGTCCCTCCAACAATT AAATCTGAAGAAAGCTCGAAGGACATGAAAAGTAAAGGAGATGCTGCAGATGATTCATCAAG CCCACTTTCTGAAGTATCACACCTTTTCGCAGAGATGGTTCAGCATGGCCTACGCTGCATTGCTTTTTGTCGATCTCGCAAACTTTGTGAACTTGTTTTGTGTTTTAC GCGTGATATTCTCGCTAAGACTGCTCCTCATCTTGTTGAAGCCATATCTTCATATCGTGGAGGTTACATTGCTGAG GATCGGAGGAAAATAGAGAGTGAGTTATTCGGTGGAAAGCTTTGTGGTATTGCTGCAACAAACGCACTTGAGTTGGGGATTGATGTCGGTCACATAGACGTAACTTTGCATTTAGGTTTTCCCGGCAGTATTGCCAG TCTTTGGCAGCAAGCGGGTCGGTCTGGAAGACGAGAAAGGCCCTCTCTTGCTTTATATGTTGCCTTTGACGGTCCCCTTGACCAATACTTCATGAAATTCCCGAACAAGCTCTTCCGTAGTCCAATTGAGTGTTGCCATCTTGATTCTCAAAATGAACAG GTCCTTGCGCAGCATTTGGCTTGTGCTGCTGTTGAGCACCCATTGAGTTTGCAGTACGATGGAAAACACTTTGGTTCTAGCCTAAACAACTCTCTTGAATTGCTCAAGAACAGAGGAATCTTAAGTTTTGATCCGTCCCGTGATTCTTCTGCTAGAATATGGAACTATATTGGTCGAGAG AAAAAGCCTTCGCAGAGAGTCTCTATTAGGGCCATAGAGACAGAAAGATACAAAGTAGTGGAAAAAAGAAGTGACGATGTCCTAGAAGAAATCGAGGAAAGCAAAGCCTTTTTCCAGGTCTATGAAGGAGCTATTTATATGAACCAAGGAAGGACTTATCTGGTCGAGGTTTTGgatacaaaagaaaagatagcTTTGTGTAAATTAGTAAACGTGGATTACTACACCCGGCCTCGGGATTGCACACATATCCATGTACCTGGTGGTGAAACT GCTTACGCATTCAAGGCTCCAAAGAATCAACTAGATAAGACAACAGCACAAGCTCAACCCTGTAGTGTGAAAACAGACTGGCTTGGATTTTACCGTATCCGGAAAAAGACCAGTACAGCATATGATTCTGTTGATCTCTCGCTCCCAAGTTACTCTTACCAATCACAG GCTGTTTGGATTCAAGTGCCTGAGTCGGTAAAAAAAGCAGTGGGCAATGATAACTTCCGTTCTGGTTTACACGCTGCTTGTCACGCTCTTCTCCATGTTGTTCCACT ATTTGTGCGTTGCAACTACTCAGACTTAGCTCCGGAATGTGCAAATGCAAGTGATACAAGCTATTTTCCATCAAGAATATTACTATATGATCGTCATCCTGGAGGAACCGGCATATCCGCCCAG ATCCGTCCATTTTTCACCGAGCTTCTAAAAGCTTCGGTTGATCTCTTAAAGGCATGCTGCTGCTCAGCTGAAAGTGGTTGCCCCGGTTGCGTTCAAAACTTTGCTTGCCACAATGATCTCCTACATAAGGATGCAGCCATCACGATCATTGAG GGTGTTTTGGAAGcggaaattttttattttcaagatGGAAGTTGA